In a single window of the Ruminococcus albus 7 = DSM 20455 genome:
- a CDS encoding relaxase/mobilization nuclease domain-containing protein — translation MPFGNVNVDYAPCKSVGALKAAADYMLGQKKEQIESGVKKTSEGLYTALGCNRENFANGILVTRKLNGKSYSKHKANTILAHKMSISFHPLDNVDNKTAFEIAQDFAEHFIHSKGYEVLFAVHTDTDHIHAHFLISNCNMENGKSYRRSQHDLYEMSKYFGQKCLEHGFTHSVRDSFYNHDMSRQKDKLTFGEAQMKKRGAESFKDELREVIRIELADPNNRTFDDVIRSLKEHYNVECRVVGNTVSYKHPQYLDKNGKSVSVRGSRLGDLYTRKGIEYELTKKCREYSTAGAFRAVGERYETESRGTSDGRGQVPDRTAARNSRQDVHGLDGFYERYTDRAAEDERESAAAVGHSGAVSPKRKKRRR, via the coding sequence ATGCCGTTCGGGAACGTCAATGTTGATTACGCGCCCTGCAAGTCGGTCGGGGCGCTGAAAGCCGCGGCGGACTATATGCTCGGACAGAAAAAGGAGCAGATCGAAAGCGGTGTGAAAAAGACTTCCGAGGGGCTTTATACTGCCCTGGGCTGCAACCGCGAGAACTTCGCAAACGGCATACTGGTCACGCGCAAACTGAACGGTAAAAGCTACTCTAAGCACAAGGCGAATACTATTCTTGCGCATAAAATGTCGATCTCGTTTCACCCGCTGGATAATGTGGATAACAAAACAGCCTTTGAGATAGCGCAGGATTTTGCGGAGCATTTTATTCACAGCAAAGGCTACGAGGTGCTGTTCGCGGTGCATACCGATACCGATCACATTCACGCGCATTTTCTGATCAGTAACTGTAACATGGAAAACGGCAAGTCATATCGCAGAAGCCAGCATGATCTTTATGAGATGTCGAAGTATTTCGGGCAGAAATGTCTGGAGCATGGTTTCACTCATTCGGTAAGGGATAGTTTCTATAATCACGATATGTCACGTCAAAAAGACAAGCTGACATTCGGTGAAGCACAAATGAAAAAGCGAGGCGCGGAGAGCTTTAAGGACGAATTGCGTGAGGTAATAAGAATAGAACTTGCAGACCCGAACAACCGCACTTTCGATGATGTTATTCGTAGTTTGAAAGAGCATTACAATGTCGAGTGCAGGGTCGTGGGGAATACGGTGTCTTATAAGCACCCGCAGTATTTGGACAAGAACGGTAAGTCGGTCTCTGTCCGCGGAAGCAGGTTAGGAGATCTATACACGAGAAAGGGGATAGAATATGAGCTTACAAAGAAATGCCGAGAATACTCCACAGCAGGAGCTTTCCGGGCTGTGGGAGAACGTTATGAAACTGAAAGCAGAGGAACGTCAGACGGCAGAGGACAAGTACCAGACCGCACTGCTGCTCGCAACAGTAGACAAGATGTGCACGGTCTTGACGGATTTTATGAAAGATACACAGACAGAGCTGCGGAAGATGAACGAGAATCAGCTGCGGCTGTTGGACATTCAGGAGCAGTATCGCCAAAGCGTAAGAAAAGACGCCGCTAA
- a CDS encoding plasmid mobilization protein translates to MNRNRDKQFNIRLTEKELEAFEKKRKASGMSKTDFFMKLVRGSNIKVYRFDDEVKSIVHELRKIGVNLNQVAYFANTFQSDKAQVALRYYQKSFCEAMDRLSAFLDKPLVED, encoded by the coding sequence ATGAATAGAAACAGGGACAAGCAGTTTAATATAAGGCTGACCGAAAAGGAGTTGGAGGCTTTTGAAAAAAAGCGTAAGGCAAGCGGTATGAGCAAAACGGATTTTTTCATGAAGCTGGTGCGCGGCTCTAATATAAAGGTATACAGATTCGATGATGAGGTAAAATCTATCGTCCATGAGCTGAGAAAGATCGGCGTGAATCTGAATCAGGTGGCGTATTTTGCAAATACTTTTCAGAGCGATAAGGCGCAGGTCGCGCTGAGGTATTATCAGAAAAGCTTTTGTGAGGCGATGGACAGGCTGTCGGCATTCCTTGACAAGCCACTTGTGGAGGACTAA
- a CDS encoding ParM/StbA family protein, producing MRELKNGTKIIGVDHGYGNIKTANTIMPTGITAYQTAPTFDGNILIYDGVYYRIGEGHKAFIADKSMDEDFYLLTLAAAAQELRCLYCTEADVHIAGGLPLTWVKTQREDFRRYIMKNKNVKFTFNDVAYKLHLVGCSIYPQGYPAVVDRLPQLTGVNLLADIGNGTMNIMFINNKRPIESKCYTEKLGVNQCVIAAKNAVMDKFCTKIDESIIEQVIRTGKADISEKYLNCITVTIKSYCGELFQTLDKYEYDPELMRLYIAGGGGCIIQNFGEYDISRVTIIDDICAAAKGYETIAYEQLKKEG from the coding sequence ATGAGAGAATTGAAGAACGGAACGAAGATCATAGGCGTGGATCACGGCTATGGCAACATCAAGACTGCCAACACGATCATGCCCACGGGTATCACGGCGTATCAGACTGCGCCGACCTTTGACGGGAACATTCTGATCTATGACGGAGTGTACTACCGCATAGGTGAGGGACACAAAGCATTTATTGCTGACAAGTCGATGGACGAGGATTTCTATCTGCTGACACTCGCGGCTGCCGCACAGGAGCTTCGCTGTTTGTACTGCACCGAAGCCGATGTGCATATCGCGGGGGGGCTGCCTCTGACGTGGGTCAAGACCCAGCGTGAGGATTTCCGCAGGTACATTATGAAGAACAAGAATGTGAAGTTCACGTTTAATGACGTGGCGTACAAGCTTCACCTTGTCGGGTGCTCGATCTATCCGCAAGGGTATCCCGCTGTGGTTGACAGGCTTCCGCAGCTGACGGGCGTGAACCTGCTGGCGGACATCGGTAACGGCACCATGAACATCATGTTCATCAACAACAAGCGTCCGATAGAAAGCAAGTGCTATACGGAGAAGCTCGGCGTGAATCAGTGTGTGATAGCGGCGAAAAATGCAGTCATGGATAAGTTCTGCACGAAAATCGACGAGAGCATTATCGAGCAGGTCATTCGCACCGGCAAGGCGGATATTTCGGAAAAGTATCTGAACTGCATAACCGTTACTATTAAATCGTACTGCGGCGAATTGTTCCAGACGCTTGACAAATATGAGTACGACCCCGAGCTGATGAGGCTCTATATTGCGGGCGGCGGGGGCTGCATCATCCAGAATTTTGGAGAGTATGACATAAGCAGGGTGACGATAATTGATGACATTTGCGCGGCGGCAAAGGGGTATGAAACGATCGCATATGAACAGCTGAAAAAGGAGGGTTAA